The proteins below come from a single Cinclus cinclus chromosome 21, bCinCin1.1, whole genome shotgun sequence genomic window:
- the MCM3AP gene encoding germinal-center associated nuclear protein, with amino-acid sequence MARASPQRACDSRFDRRFERAAAAMSARGPFRGPPSFPPPLRFGQPAVFGQGGGPAGLPFAPAATFVPPYALGQAPAPAENARFSFRPPTSLGGFPTSSEASGGAGGAFAASEFRFKAPESAAFKPVSGGETEKGPGAPAAFAFSSPFGFASEMVPEAGVAREPFSFSRPAAALGRPEERGPRALPEDPGEPPSKGLKRKEDRERSPRRAAAGGRAAAPPEKRAVMLSRPRGGILFGRTLEDLLRSQAREQRERGDGPEAERGPAEEPPPAEARESAREDAAAAAPVRRSRGSESTEALGGLPGAELTAVQCKNIPDYLNDRTVLEKHFGQFVKVRRIMTRRNKKLAVLHFFDHASAVLARKKAKELHKDIVTFWQKKKMSPAKREFSSKEKKAGEDEGRQSGEEQSYQHSPLRKPLIRSSASSVMPGRSSPAKKPGLRKVLQFEAELFDSSSEGQSSEGLGASLSSLSNLVGLVAETSEERYRLLDQRDKIMRQARIKRTDLGKAKTVVGTCPDMCPEKERYMRETRNQLSIFELLLGTDKVDHAAAIKEYSRSSADQEEPLPHELRPSEVLSMTMDYLVTNIMDQGEGNYREWYDFVWNRTRGIRKDITQQHLCNPLMVSLIEKCTRFHIHCAHHLCEEPMSSFDAKINNENMTKCLQSLKEMYQDLANKGIYCKSEAEFRGYNVLLNLNKGDILREVQQFHPEVRNSPEVRFAVQAFAALNSNNFVRFFKLVQAASYLNACLLHCYFNQIRKDGLKSLNIAYTVSTQRSTAFPLDHLVHMLLFKDCEEATDFISYYGLSVSDGVYVELNRSAFLEPDGLPKPRKSLFVSQKLTVSVGEIVNGGPMPPVPHHVPMSSFNGQNKYIGGSTSVDQAGSSQKSSVEATEGRVESRGVDLEATTVRVQPPPHLLPSLLPCQLMPVLPSAQPVSQPAVQPESPPSKPQPGYSDMDIAEVVDELVHDVLKGECRELGRAGAAYVAAAICASEATMEELVTEVMGEILREVAGNMLSVERQRVHEEQRRVEEERQKQEREELIKQLSQLLGMELMEEIIKEGVKEASDNELRCALERDRNARIARCSEEVCSHLMELFLEDEIFQIAKGTLQELQCFCKYLQRWREAVAARTKLKRQMRAFPAAPCGLDSKHQLKALSPSAEWPIAMENLCKRFVNLGNGGKLGISCTRLNLLRNKTVHEIKVQHFCQQLVSDLAWTPLDLVSLITEHFPVQQEQVFWKVLLVLPSDDEYSTDDPNRILMDWLKAKFMGHKSCEKNASHTECKIQTLTLFSSPGMQGDRSIKVSVCIKVAHGTLSDSELDMAETQKDLLGTSGLILLLPPRVRSEDVAEDDVYWLSALLQLKQLLQAKPFHPIVPLVVLVPGQEEEAVKKEVEDGLMLQDLISAHLISDYTVVELSGSVNDLEGTRRVSEAVGWLVSQCPASLQLCSQTLQEYIEDGIDGEFAKRFYHDWKERHLAGLPSQEPGVIIELYNSVLQFLSDVASSEHLCELSWPVTEFSEAGGNKLLPHLQWNMPDHLAWLKKAVLSFQIPYLDLPPLGAPWHPVCHMIFQYVSQIASSSHTQPLIQSQVENLLSKTYQNWKTRTTGNSNEDGPSVDEIPWDYILAVCIDHKLRDWKPPKLPVIPEAVSKDGQIRVYFFKEHLKSYTVPFSWDQARLRTQEEIRQGHERSKIKSPRSFKKPYSISMGPGQYGSDMSMLPGQKVTIPSTDEFRDASLAQECLLAQLQLEKIENKRFEEQLQQYLAEDMEPLGDLLALPLYLPQSLLSTPATTFPLVKSPMSAAQEAESQEGHKILELEQSSALSDRLKHLQQLLRATKEAEAASKLHLSALVDMVDI; translated from the exons ATGGCCAGGGCCTCTCCGCAACGCGCATGCGACTCTCGCTTTGACCGGCGGTTCGAGAGAGCTGCTGCAGCGATGTCTGCGCGGGGCCCGTTCCGCGGCCCGCCTTCCTTCCCGCCTCCGCTGCGCTTCGGGCAGCCCGCCGTGTTCGGCCAGGGCGGTGGCCCCGCCGGCCTCCCCTTTGCGCCAGCCGCCACCTTTGTGCCGCCCTATGCGCTGGGCCAAGCGCCGGCCCCGGCAGAGAATGCGAGATTCAGCTTTAGGCCGCCCACCAGCCTGGGCGGCTTCCCGACCTCTAGCGAAGCGTCGGGTGGCGCCGGCGGTGCCTTCGCGGCGTCCGAGTTCCGCTTCAAGGCGCCCGAGAGCGCCGCCTTCAAGCCAGTGTCAGGCGGCGAGACGGAGAAGGGCCCTGGTGCCCCTGCCGCCTTTGCTTTCTCGTCGCCCTTCGGCTTCGCGTCTGAGATGGTCCCTGAGGCGGGGGTGGCGCGGGAGCCTTTCTCGTTCTCGCGTCCTGCTGCCGCTTTGGGGCGGCCGGAAGAGAGAGGCCCCAGGGCGCTGCCGGAGGATCCGGGGGAGCCGCCGTCCAAGGGGCTGAAGCGGAAGGAGGATCGGGAGCGCTCGCCGCGACGGGCGGCGGcaggcgggcgggcggcggcgccgccGGAGAAGCGGGCGGTGATGCTGAGCCGGCCCCGCGGAGGGATCCTGTTCGGCCGCACGCTGGAGGATCTGCTGCGCAGCCAGGCCCGCGAGCAGCGGGAGCGTGGGGACGGCCCCGAGGCCGAGCGGGGACCCGCCGAGGAGCCGCCCCCGGCTGAGGCCCGGGAGTCCGCCCGAGAAG atgcggccgccgccgcccctgTTCGCCGGAGCCGCGGCAGCGAGAGCACGGAGGCGCTGGGGGGCCTGCCAGGTGCCGAACTGACGGCCGTCCAGTGCAAGAACATCCCTGACTACCTCAACGACAGGACTGTGCTGGAAAAACACTTTGGCCAGTTCGTAAAAGTTCGTCGCATCATGACCAGGCGTAATAAAAAATTGGCTGTTCTCCACTTTTTTGATCAT gcCTCTGCAGTTCTTgccaggaaaaaagcaaaagagtTGCACAAAGACATAGTAACATTttggcaaaagaagaaaatga GTCCAgcaaaaagagaattttcatCCAAGGAGAAGAAAGCAGGTGAAGATGAAGGAAGGCAAAGTGGCGAAGAGCAAAGCTATCAGCATTCCCCTCTTAGAAAACCTTTAATAAGATCTTCTGCCAGCAGTGTCATGCCTGGGAGAAG ttctCCAGCAAAGAAGCCTGGCCTTCGAAAGGTGCTGCAGTTTGAAGCAGAGCTCTTTGATTCTAGTTCTGAAGGACAAAGCTCAGAGGGCTTGGGAGCTTCACTGTCGTCTCTCAGTAACCTGGTGGGGTTGGTGGCTGAGACATCTGAAGAGAGATATAGGCTCTTGGATCAGAGGGACAAAATTATGCGACAAG cTCGAATAAAAAGAACTGATCTTGGCAAAGCAAAAACTGTTGTTGGCACTTGCCCAGATATGTGTCCTGAAAAGGAGCGTTACATGAGGGAGACAAGAAACCAGCTCAGCATCTTTGAATTGCTTCTAGGAACTGACAAG GTGGATCATGCAGCAGCAATCAAAGAATATAGCAGGTCCTCAGCAGATCAGGAGGAACCATTGCCACATGAACTGAGACCCTCTGAGGTGCTGAGCATGACCATGGACTACTTAGTGACTAATATTATGGATCAAGGAGAAGGAAACTACCGAGAATGGTATGACTTCGTCTGGAACAGAACTCGTGGAATAAGAAAG GATATAACCCAGCAACACCTCTGCAACCCACTGATGGTATCTCTGATTGAGAAGTGCACTCGCTTTCACATCCACTGTGCTCACCACTTATGTGAAGAGCCCATGTCTTCCTTTGATGCCAAAATCAACAATGAGAATATGACTAAATGCCTGCAGAGCTTGAAGGAGATGTATCAGGACTTGGCTAACAAGGGGATTTACTGCAAGAGTGAAGCAGAATTCCGAGGTTATAATGTCTTGTTGAATCTCAACAAGGGTGATATTCTCAG AGAAGTTCAGCAATTTCATCCAGAGGTTAGAAACTCGCCTGAAGTTAGATTTGCAGTTCAAGCTTTTGCTGCATTAAACAGCAACAATTTTGTGAGATTTTTCAAGCTTGTGCAAGCAGCTTCCTATCTGAATGCCTGCCTCTTACACTGTTATTTCAACCAG ATTCGTAAGGATGGTCTCAAATCCCTCAATATTGCCTACACTGTGAGCACCCAGAGAAGTACCGCATTCCCCTTGGACCACCTGGTCCACATGTTGCTGTTCAAAGACTGCGAGGAGGCAACTGATTTTATAAGTTACTATGGCCTGAGTGTATCAGATGG gGTTTACGTGGAGCTGAATCGCTCAGCTTTCCTGGAGCCAGATGGATTACCCAAACCACGGAAATCCCTGTTTGTCAGCCAGAAACTCACTGTCTCTGTTGGGGAGATTGTGAATGGGGGGCCTATGCCCCCAGTGCCCCACCATGTGCCCATGTCCAGCTTCAATGGGCAGAACAAGTACATTGGTGGAAGTACCTCTGTGGATCAGGCTGGCAGTAGCCAAAAATCCAGTGTGGAAGCAACAG AAGGAAGAGTGGAGAGCAGAGGTGTGGATTTAGAGGCCACAACAGTGAGAGTCCAGCCCCCACCTCATCTTCTACCTTCACTGTTGCCTTGTCAGCTGATGCCTGTCCTACCTTCTGCACAGCCTGTCTCCCAGCCTGCTGTACAGCCTGAGTCTCCCCCTTCAAAGCCTCAACCTGGCTACTCCGACATG GACATTGCCGAAGTGGTGGATGAGCTGGTACACGATGTCCTCAAAGGAGAGTGTCGAGaactgggcagagcaggagcagcttaTGTGGCTGCTGCCATCTG TGCCTCAGAGGCCACCATGGAAGAGCTTGTGACTGAGGTGATGGGGGAGATCCTCAGAGAAGTGGCTGGAAACATGCTCAGTGTGGAAAGGCAGCGTGTCCACGAGGAACAGCGCAGAGTGGAGGAGGAGAG GCAAAAGCAGGAAAGAGAAGAGTTAATAAAGCAGTTGAGCCAGTTGCTGGGTATGGAATTAATGGAAGAAATAATAAAGGAGGGTGTTAAAGAAGCTTCAGACAATGAGTTAAG GTGTGCCTTAGAAAGAGACAGGAATGCCCGGATTGCCCGGTGCTCAGAAGAAGTGTGTAGCCACTTGATGGAGCTCTTTCTGGAGGATGAGATTTTCCAGATTGCCAAGGGAACCCTTCAGGAGCTCCAGTGTTTCTGCAAATACTTACAGCG GTGGAGGGAAGCAGTGGCAGCTCGGACAAAGTTGAAACGTCAGATGAGGGcatttccagctgctccctgtggttTGGATTCCAAACATCAGCTGAAAGCACtgtcccccagtgcagagtggCCTATAGCCATGGAGAACTTGTGCAAGAGATTTGTAAACCTGGGGAATGGAGGAAAGCTGGGAATCTCTTGCACAAG ATTAAACTTGCTGAGAAACAAGACAGTGCATGAAATTAAAGTTCAGCACTTCTGCCAGCAGTTAGTAAG TGATTTAGCTTGGACTCCCCTGGATCTTGTCTCGTTAATCACAGAACATTTTCCAGTTCAACAAGAACAGGTTTTTTGGAAGGTGCTCTTGGTTTTGCCCAGTGATGATGAATATTCCACGGATGATCCCAACAG GATACTAATGGATTGGTTGAAAGCCAAGTTTATGGGACACAAAAGCTGTGAGAAAAATGCTTCACATACAGAATGCAAAATTCAGACGCTGACGTTATTTAGTTCTCCTGGCATGCAGGGGGACAGAAGCATTAAAGTCAGTGTGTGTATAAAG GTGGCACACGGTACACTCTCTGACTCAGAGCTTGATATGGCTGAGACACAAAAGGACTTGCTTGGGACCAGTGGCCTCATTCTTCTCCTGCCCCCCAGAGTTAGGAGTGAAGATGTTGCAGAAGATGATGTTTACTGGCTTTCAgctttgctgcagctgaaaCAGCTGCTTCAGGCCAAACCTTTCCACCCCATAGTTCCCTTGGTGGTTCTAGTCCCCGGTCAGGAAGAGGAAGCTGTGAAGAAAGAAGTAGAAGATG gtttgaTGCTCCAGGACTTGATTTCAGCCCATCTTATTTCAGACTACACTGTTGTGGAGCTCTCAGGCTCTGTCAATGACTTAGAAGGCACCAGAAGG GTCTCTGAAGCTGTGGGCTGGCTGGTGTCCCAGTGTCCTGCCTCccttcagctctgcagccagaCCCTTCAAGAGTACATTGAGGATGGGATTGATGGAGAATTTGCTAAGCGTTTCTACCATGACTGGAAGGAGAGGCATTTAGCTGGGCTGCCATCCCAGGAGCCTGGGGTTATCATAGAGCTCTACAACAGTGTACTGCAGTTCCTGTCAGATGTGGCATCCTCAGAGCACCTTTGTGAATTGTCTTGGCCTGTCACAGAGTTTTCAGAAGCAGGGGGTAACAAGCTGTTGCCCCACCTGCAGTGGAACATGCCAGATCACCTGGCCTGGCTGAAGAAGGCTGTGCTGTCCTTCCAGATCCCATACCTAGATCTGCCTCCTTTAGGTG CTCCTTGGCATCCTGTTTGCCACATGATTTTTCAGTATGTCTCTCAGATTGCAAGTTCTTCCCACACTCAACCACTGATTCAGTCTCAGGTAGAGAATCTGCTGAGCAAAACTTACCAAAACTGGAAAACCAGAACAACTGGGAACTCTAATGAAGATGGTCCTTCTGTTGATGAAATCCCTTGGGATTATATCTTGGCAGTCTGTATTGATCATAAACTGAGAGACTGGAAGCCACCCAAACTGCCTGTTATTCCAG AAGCTGTAAGTAAAGATGGTCAGATTCGCGTGTACTTCTTCAAGGAGCATTTAAAGAGCTACACTGTGCCGTTCTCATGGGATCAAGCCAGGCTGCGGACACAGGAGGAGATCCGGCAAGGCCACGAGAG ATCAAAGATAAAATCTCCCAGGTCTTTTAAGAAGCCCTACAGCATCTCCATGGGGCCGGGTCAGTATGGCTCTGACATGAGCATGCTGCCAGGTCAGAAAGTgaccattcccagcacagatgAATTCAGAGATGCGTCCTTGGCCCAGGAGTGTCTGTTGGCACAGTTGCAactggaaaaaatagaaaacaagaG GTttgaagagcagctgcagcaataTCTAGCTGAGGACATGGAGCCCCTTGGGGATCTCCTGGCTCTTCCTCTCTACCTCCCCCAGTCTCTGCTCTCCACCCCAGCCACCACCTTCCCTTTGGTGAAGAGTCCCATGTCAGCTGCTCAGGAG gctgaGAGTCAGGAGGGACACAAGATTCTGGAGCTGGAGCAAAGCTCTGCACTGTCGGACAGACTCaaacacctgcagcagctcctcagagcCACCAAGGAGGCTGAGGCTGCCTCCAAGCTCCACCTCTCTGCTCTAGTGGACATGGTGGACATTTGA
- the YBEY gene encoding endoribonuclease YbeY isoform X1, translating to MSVVLRNVQRVVPVRRAALRRAVCALRAALGASRFDVGLVCAGNALMQRLNGDYRHCPEPTDVLSFPLHQVAAGELPRPRCRDEYNLGDIFLGVEYIHQQCRETGEDFDDVLTVTAAHGLCHLLGYRHDTKPEWEQVRDSLGLGRVCGVRHRVDRRPRRREPRLSRC from the exons ATGAGTGTGGTGCTGCGGAACGTGCAGCGCGTCGTGCCTGTGCGCCGGGCTGCGCTCCGCCGGGCCGTCTGCGCCCTGCGCGCCGCCCTGGGCGCCTCCCGCTTCGACGTGGGGCTGGTTTGCGCTGGCAACGCATTAATGCAGCGCCTGAACGGCGACTACCGACACTGCCCGGAGCCCACCGATGTCCTTTCTTTCCCGTTGCACCAAGTGGCGGCGGGGGAGCTGCCGCGGCCGCGCTGCCGCGACGAGTACAACCTGGGGGACATCTTCCTGGGGGTGGAGTACATCCACCAGCAGTGCCGCGAAACGGGAGAGGATTTTGACGATGTTCTGACG GTGACCGCAGCCCACGGATTGTGCCATTTGCTCGGCTACCGGCACGACACGAAACCCGAGTGGGAGCAAGTGCGTGATTcgctggggctggggagggtgTGCGGGGTCCGTCATAGGGTGGACCGGAGGCCCCGGCGACGGGAGCCGCGGCTCTCCCGGTGCTGA
- the YBEY gene encoding endoribonuclease YbeY isoform X2 has protein sequence MSVVLRNVQRVVPVRRAALRRAVCALRAALGASRFDVGLVCAGNALMQRLNGDYRHCPEPTDVLSFPLHQVAAGELPRPRCRDEYNLGDIFLGVEYIHQQCRETGEDFDDVLTVTAAHGLCHLLGYRHDTKPEWEQMYQKEAQILQELNRLAGSRLRPLTAGLF, from the exons ATGAGTGTGGTGCTGCGGAACGTGCAGCGCGTCGTGCCTGTGCGCCGGGCTGCGCTCCGCCGGGCCGTCTGCGCCCTGCGCGCCGCCCTGGGCGCCTCCCGCTTCGACGTGGGGCTGGTTTGCGCTGGCAACGCATTAATGCAGCGCCTGAACGGCGACTACCGACACTGCCCGGAGCCCACCGATGTCCTTTCTTTCCCGTTGCACCAAGTGGCGGCGGGGGAGCTGCCGCGGCCGCGCTGCCGCGACGAGTACAACCTGGGGGACATCTTCCTGGGGGTGGAGTACATCCACCAGCAGTGCCGCGAAACGGGAGAGGATTTTGACGATGTTCTGACG GTGACCGCAGCCCACGGATTGTGCCATTTGCTCGGCTACCGGCACGACACGAAACCCGAGTGGGAGCAA ATGTACCAGAAAGAAGCGCAAATCCTGCAGGAGCTAAACCGCCTCGCAGGCTCCCGCCTGCGGCCCCTCACCGCTGGTCTCTTTTAA
- the YBEY gene encoding endoribonuclease YbeY isoform X3, with protein MSVVLRNVQRVVPVRRAALRRAVCALRAALGASRFDVGLVCAGNALMQRLNGDYRHCPEPTDVLSFPLHQVAAGELPRPRCRDEYNLGDIFLGVEYIHQQCRETGEDFDDVLTIPFV; from the exons ATGAGTGTGGTGCTGCGGAACGTGCAGCGCGTCGTGCCTGTGCGCCGGGCTGCGCTCCGCCGGGCCGTCTGCGCCCTGCGCGCCGCCCTGGGCGCCTCCCGCTTCGACGTGGGGCTGGTTTGCGCTGGCAACGCATTAATGCAGCGCCTGAACGGCGACTACCGACACTGCCCGGAGCCCACCGATGTCCTTTCTTTCCCGTTGCACCAAGTGGCGGCGGGGGAGCTGCCGCGGCCGCGCTGCCGCGACGAGTACAACCTGGGGGACATCTTCCTGGGGGTGGAGTACATCCACCAGCAGTGCCGCGAAACGGGAGAGGATTTTGACGATGTTCTGACG ATACCTTTTGTATGA
- the YBEY gene encoding endoribonuclease YbeY isoform X4, with translation MSVVLRNVQRVVPVRRAALRRAVCALRAALGASRFDVGLVCAGNALMQRLNGDYRHCPEPTDVLSFPLHQVTAAHGLCHLLGYRHDTKPEWEQMYQKEAQILQELNRLAGSRLRPLTAGLF, from the exons ATGAGTGTGGTGCTGCGGAACGTGCAGCGCGTCGTGCCTGTGCGCCGGGCTGCGCTCCGCCGGGCCGTCTGCGCCCTGCGCGCCGCCCTGGGCGCCTCCCGCTTCGACGTGGGGCTGGTTTGCGCTGGCAACGCATTAATGCAGCGCCTGAACGGCGACTACCGACACTGCCCGGAGCCCACCGATGTCCTTTCTTTCCCGTTGCACCAA GTGACCGCAGCCCACGGATTGTGCCATTTGCTCGGCTACCGGCACGACACGAAACCCGAGTGGGAGCAA ATGTACCAGAAAGAAGCGCAAATCCTGCAGGAGCTAAACCGCCTCGCAGGCTCCCGCCTGCGGCCCCTCACCGCTGGTCTCTTTTAA
- the YBEY gene encoding endoribonuclease YbeY isoform X5, translating into MSVVLRNVQRVVPVRRAALRRAVCALLAAGELPRPRCRDEYNLGDIFLGVEYIHQQCRETGEDFDDVLTVTAAHGLCHLLGYRHDTKPEWEQMYQKEAQILQELNRLAGSRLRPLTAGLF; encoded by the exons ATGAGTGTGGTGCTGCGGAACGTGCAGCGCGTCGTGCCTGTGCGCCGGGCTGCGCTCCGCCGGGCCGTCTGCGCCCTGC TGGCGGCGGGGGAGCTGCCGCGGCCGCGCTGCCGCGACGAGTACAACCTGGGGGACATCTTCCTGGGGGTGGAGTACATCCACCAGCAGTGCCGCGAAACGGGAGAGGATTTTGACGATGTTCTGACG GTGACCGCAGCCCACGGATTGTGCCATTTGCTCGGCTACCGGCACGACACGAAACCCGAGTGGGAGCAA ATGTACCAGAAAGAAGCGCAAATCCTGCAGGAGCTAAACCGCCTCGCAGGCTCCCGCCTGCGGCCCCTCACCGCTGGTCTCTTTTAA
- the YBEY gene encoding endoribonuclease YbeY isoform X6: MSVVLRNVQRVVPVRRAALRRAVTAAHGLCHLLGYRHDTKPEWEQMYQKEAQILQELNRLAGSRLRPLTAGLF; encoded by the exons ATGAGTGTGGTGCTGCGGAACGTGCAGCGCGTCGTGCCTGTGCGCCGGGCTGCGCTCCGCCGGGCC GTGACCGCAGCCCACGGATTGTGCCATTTGCTCGGCTACCGGCACGACACGAAACCCGAGTGGGAGCAA ATGTACCAGAAAGAAGCGCAAATCCTGCAGGAGCTAAACCGCCTCGCAGGCTCCCGCCTGCGGCCCCTCACCGCTGGTCTCTTTTAA
- the POFUT2 gene encoding GDP-fucose protein O-fucosyltransferase 2 codes for MAAQGPGTRCSPALLLLLGLAALSRPPPPAAASERPPVALLAGHSVSSLPAAAAAPRTRYLLYDVNPPEGFNLRRDVYVRVASLLKTLRKSENWVLVLPPWGRLYHWQSPDIFQVRIPWSEFFDIPSLNRNIPVIEYEQFLAESGGPFIEQIYVLQGYAEGWKEGTWEEKIDERLCIDQLMYSKDKHGYYRGWFWGYEETRGLNACCLSVQGSASIVAPILLKNTSAQSVMLDRAENLLHDHYGGKDYWNTRRSMVFAKHLRVVGDEFRKKYLQSTDEADRTQYKEDWTQMKVKTATALGGPYLGVHLRRRDFIWGHREDVPSLQGAVQKIHSLLETLKLEKVFVATDAVEEEIELLKKLLPEMVRFEPSLEELELYKDGGLAVIDQWICAHARYFIGTSVSTFSFRIHEEREILGFDPKTTYNRFCGETEKNCEQPTHWKIVY; via the exons ATGGCGGCGCAGGGGCCCGGTACGCGCTGCTCcccggcgctgctgctgctgcttggcctGGCCGCGCTctcccgcccgccgccccctgCTGCCGCCTCTGAGCGGCCTCCCGTCGCCCTCCTCGCCGGCCACTCCGTCTCCTCGCtgcccgctgccgccgccgccccgcgcaCCAG ATACCTTTTGTATGATGTAAACCCCCCTGAAGGGTTCAACCTTCGCAGAGATGTCTACGTTCGTGTTGCTTCCCTTCTAAAGACCCTGCGGAAAAGTGAAAACTGGGTATTGGTTCTGCCTCCCTGGGGGCGTCTTTATCACTGGCAGAGCCCTGACATCTTCCAGGTCCGGATCCCTTGGTCCGAATTCTTTGATATCCCAAGTCTCAACAGGAACATCCCTGTCATTGAATATGAGCAGTTCCTTGCAG AGTCAGGTGGGCCCTTCATTGAACAGATTTATGTGCTGCAAGGCTATGCAGAAGGATGGAAAGAAGGaacatgggaagaaaaaatagatGAAAGGCTGTGCATTGATCAGCTGATGTACTCCAAAGACAAACACGGCTACTACAG GGGCTGGTTCTGGGGTTATGAGGAAACACGAGGCCTAAACGCCTGTTGCTTGTCTGTCCAAGGATCTGCCTCTATTGTGGCTCCCATCCTTTTGAAGAATACTTCAGCACA gtcAGTGATGTTAGACAGAGCTGAAAACCTTCTTCATGACCACTACGGAGGGAAAGATTATTGGAAT ACCCGTCGGAGCATGGTGTTCGCTAAACACCTCCGTGTGGTGGGAGACGAGTTTAGGAAGAAATATCTTCAATCCACCGATGAGGCAGACAGGACTCAATACAAGGAGGACTGGACACAGATGAAG GTTAAGACGGCCACAGCTCTAGGTGGCCCATACCTTGGGGTTCATCTCAGAAGGAGAGACTTCATTTGGGGTCACAGAGAAGATGTGCCTTCCCTGCAAGGAGCAGTACAAAAAATCCACAGCCTCTTGGAGACGCTTAAACTTGAAAAAGTTTTTGTAGCCACTGATGCTGTTGAGGAAG AGATTGAACTCCTTAAGAAACTGCTGCCTGAGATGGTGAGGTTTGAACCCtctctggaggagctggaacTCTATAAGGATGGAGGCTTGGCTGTGATTGACCAGTGGATTTGTGCACATGCAAG gTATTTTATAGGCACCTCTGTTTCAACATTTTCCTTCCGAATCCATGAGGAAAGGGAGATCTTGGGATTTGATCCAAAAACAACTTACAACCGATTTTGtggtgaaacagaaaaaaactgtgAGCAGCCAACTCACTGGAAGATTGTATATTAa